The Corynebacterium confusum genome has a window encoding:
- a CDS encoding HNH endonuclease signature motif containing protein: MQHPGTTTQLRRLANQKVLELNRPAPPAEGVRVTRRKDGPSTFSVTGDPELVEDLWASIKTTPDVEALFSGGLEKQPKATHVVISLPDWVRILAGDGDEITLQLTNGTTMTGAEYVRQCLLDAGLATLVDPRRGPVNQYRYQRHASPKQKDMAKAETTTCAWPNCRKPADECQVHHIHPWADGGETNQENLTLLCEFHNSWNDDDPAYPRHGRINRRDGRVTWDPPWSSG; this comes from the coding sequence GTGCAACACCCCGGCACCACCACACAGCTAAGACGCCTAGCCAACCAAAAGGTCCTAGAGCTTAACCGCCCGGCACCACCAGCCGAGGGCGTACGAGTCACCCGTCGCAAGGATGGACCGAGTACTTTTTCGGTCACCGGTGATCCGGAGTTGGTGGAAGACCTCTGGGCCTCAATTAAAACCACCCCCGACGTCGAGGCCTTGTTCAGTGGAGGCCTAGAGAAGCAGCCGAAGGCCACCCACGTGGTGATCTCCCTGCCTGACTGGGTGAGAATCCTTGCCGGTGATGGGGATGAGATCACCCTGCAGCTGACCAACGGAACAACCATGACCGGGGCCGAATACGTCCGCCAGTGTCTCCTAGACGCAGGCCTAGCCACGCTGGTGGACCCTAGGCGCGGCCCAGTCAACCAATACCGCTACCAGCGCCACGCCTCACCGAAGCAGAAGGACATGGCCAAAGCCGAGACCACCACGTGTGCGTGGCCGAACTGTAGGAAACCAGCCGATGAGTGCCAGGTCCACCACATCCACCCCTGGGCCGACGGCGGTGAGACCAACCAGGAGAACCTGACACTACTGTGCGAGTTCCACAATTCATGGAACGACGACGACCCCGCCTACCCCAGGCACGGCAGGATAAACCGCCGCGATGGCAGGGTGACGTGGGACCCGCCCTGGAGCAGCGGCTGA
- the narI gene encoding respiratory nitrate reductase subunit gamma has translation MDTFNNFLWGAFPWLAIAAFVVGIFWRWRSDQFGWTTHSTQIYESKLLRLSSPLFHWGMVFVIIGHLMGLAMPKSWTRAVGISDHVYHWIATIPGSLAAVAVLLGFAGLVYRRVVNRSVFLSTSTSDKVMYVLLGLALLSGSIATFTLQLFDLGGTHGYDYRETIAPWLRNLLIFNIQPELMADVPWQFKVHVLAGFTIIAVWPFTRLVHAFSAPVGYVTRPYVVYRSRDQRTTDMRHHVAWEPVRSHRAQLDKSETPSHGA, from the coding sequence ATGGATACTTTCAACAACTTTCTCTGGGGAGCATTCCCCTGGCTCGCGATAGCCGCGTTCGTCGTCGGCATCTTCTGGCGTTGGCGCTCCGACCAGTTCGGGTGGACCACCCATTCGACCCAGATCTACGAGTCCAAGCTGCTGCGCCTGTCCTCCCCGCTGTTCCACTGGGGCATGGTCTTCGTCATCATCGGCCACCTCATGGGGCTAGCGATGCCCAAGTCTTGGACCCGCGCCGTCGGCATCAGCGATCACGTCTACCACTGGATCGCCACCATTCCCGGTTCGCTGGCCGCGGTCGCCGTGCTGCTCGGGTTTGCTGGGCTGGTCTACCGCCGCGTGGTCAACCGTTCCGTCTTCCTGTCGACCTCCACGTCCGACAAGGTCATGTACGTCCTGCTCGGGCTTGCGCTACTGTCCGGGTCCATCGCCACGTTCACGCTGCAGCTTTTCGACCTGGGTGGTACCCACGGCTACGACTACCGCGAGACCATCGCACCCTGGCTGCGCAACCTGCTCATCTTTAACATCCAGCCCGAGCTGATGGCCGACGTACCGTGGCAGTTCAAGGTCCACGTCTTGGCGGGTTTTACCATCATCGCTGTCTGGCCGTTTACCCGCCTCGTGCACGCCTTCTCCGCGCCCGTCGGTTATGTCACGCGCCCATACGTGGTCTACCGGTCCCGCGACCAGCGCACCACGGATATGCGCCACCACGTCGCTTGGGAGCCGGTGCGTTCCCACCGCGCGCAGTTGGACAAGAGCGAAACACCGTCCCACGGCGCCTAG
- a CDS encoding multicopper oxidase domain-containing protein, whose product MTKQSTPTGGTTTQHSAGWAAWALIGIAVVAVVILAVVTTTSAGKESTSGGEQPVAATGDVVEVDVSVEGMAFVPSSVDVPAGSQLKVNFTNTGDQVHDLKIGEAETGRVNPGDSVVLDAGVISASVEGYCTIAGHRTQGMTFDVVAGDAPAGGRGASSSAAGGANPHVDVPTAAERQSDLGPDFAAFDPHLEAAPSGRVHEYTWVMTEEIREVAPGVEQKQWLFNGQAPGPTLRGKVGDTFRITLRNEGHMGHSVDFHAGEVNPDKAMATIDPGEELVYEFTAKRSGIWMYHCATAPMTLHIANGMTGAVIIDPPEDSPDSFSDVDAEYALVASQLFLGEREVGADEERVAAGNYDLAAFNFYPNQYEQRPLRVKVGETIRIWVLNVGPDESLSFHVVGEVFDTVFKEGQYLIRDAEDTGSQAVDLAAAQGGFVEMTFDEPGTYTFVNHALTNAEKGQRGQIVVTE is encoded by the coding sequence ATGACTAAACAATCCACGCCTACTGGTGGCACGACCACCCAACACTCGGCCGGGTGGGCCGCCTGGGCGCTCATCGGCATCGCGGTCGTCGCCGTGGTCATCCTGGCTGTGGTCACCACCACCTCGGCCGGCAAGGAGTCTACGTCGGGTGGCGAGCAGCCGGTGGCCGCGACCGGCGACGTTGTCGAGGTCGACGTGAGCGTCGAGGGCATGGCCTTCGTCCCCAGCAGCGTCGACGTGCCGGCCGGGTCGCAGCTCAAGGTCAACTTCACCAACACCGGCGACCAGGTCCACGACCTGAAGATCGGCGAGGCGGAGACCGGGCGCGTCAACCCCGGCGACTCGGTGGTGCTGGACGCCGGCGTGATTTCCGCGTCCGTCGAGGGCTATTGCACCATCGCCGGGCACCGCACGCAGGGCATGACCTTTGACGTCGTCGCGGGCGATGCGCCGGCGGGCGGCAGGGGGGCATCGTCAAGCGCGGCGGGCGGGGCGAACCCGCACGTGGACGTGCCGACGGCCGCGGAGCGCCAAAGCGACCTGGGGCCGGACTTTGCTGCCTTCGACCCGCACCTGGAGGCCGCCCCGTCCGGCCGCGTGCACGAATACACCTGGGTGATGACCGAGGAGATCCGCGAGGTCGCGCCGGGCGTGGAGCAGAAGCAGTGGCTGTTTAACGGGCAGGCGCCCGGGCCGACGCTGCGCGGCAAGGTCGGGGACACGTTCCGGATTACGCTGCGCAACGAGGGGCACATGGGCCACTCGGTGGACTTCCATGCCGGCGAGGTCAACCCCGACAAGGCGATGGCGACCATCGATCCCGGCGAGGAGCTGGTCTACGAATTCACCGCGAAGCGCTCCGGGATTTGGATGTACCACTGCGCGACGGCGCCGATGACGCTGCACATCGCCAACGGTATGACGGGCGCGGTCATCATCGACCCGCCGGAGGATTCCCCGGATTCCTTTTCGGACGTCGATGCCGAGTACGCCCTCGTGGCCAGCCAGCTCTTCCTGGGCGAGCGCGAGGTCGGCGCGGACGAGGAACGCGTCGCCGCCGGCAATTACGATCTTGCGGCGTTCAACTTCTATCCCAACCAGTACGAGCAGCGGCCCCTGCGCGTCAAAGTCGGCGAGACCATCCGCATCTGGGTGCTGAACGTGGGCCCGGACGAGTCGCTGAGCTTCCACGTGGTCGGCGAGGTCTTCGACACCGTCTTCAAGGAGGGGCAGTACCTCATCCGCGACGCCGAGGACACCGGCTCCCAGGCCGTCGACCTGGCCGCGGCCCAGGGCGGGTTCGTTGAGATGACGTTCGATGAGCCGGGGACGTACACGTTCGTCAACCATGCCCTGACCAACGCGGAGAAGGGACAGCGCGGGCAGATCGTGGTCACGGAGTAG
- the narJ gene encoding nitrate reductase molybdenum cofactor assembly chaperone, with protein sequence MNIFEKLARRTPSQPPADDAVAGFGTPAGIGSGGGAKDVERAIRTHTGKLPDEFIAPVKVSVDQRRIIAMAVSVLLNYPQPGFLQRLETVEEQLDQLPLAIATDFVDFATWARSAGLRGMEEHYVETFDQRRRCSLFLSYYAVGDTRQRGMAILSFRQQLEALGFVISDEELPDHLCVVLEALALSEDHDSAVEMVASYREGIEVLRAALGHVNSPYLSLVTALCKSLPKVDPDTAQKYVDLIRTGPPAEMVGIADLPFPTAQPNTV encoded by the coding sequence ATGAATATCTTTGAAAAACTCGCGCGCCGCACCCCCAGCCAGCCACCGGCCGACGATGCCGTGGCCGGGTTCGGCACCCCAGCCGGCATCGGTAGCGGCGGCGGAGCCAAGGACGTCGAGCGAGCCATCCGGACCCACACCGGCAAGCTCCCCGACGAGTTCATCGCCCCGGTGAAGGTCTCGGTGGACCAGCGCCGCATTATCGCCATGGCGGTCTCAGTGCTGCTCAACTACCCGCAGCCGGGTTTCCTGCAGCGGCTCGAGACCGTCGAGGAGCAGCTGGATCAGCTGCCGCTGGCCATCGCCACCGATTTCGTGGACTTCGCCACCTGGGCCCGCTCCGCCGGGCTGCGCGGGATGGAGGAGCACTACGTCGAGACCTTCGACCAGCGGCGCCGCTGCTCGCTTTTCCTGTCCTATTACGCGGTCGGCGACACCCGGCAGCGCGGCATGGCCATCCTGTCCTTCCGCCAGCAGCTCGAGGCCCTCGGCTTCGTCATTAGCGACGAGGAGCTGCCCGACCACCTCTGCGTCGTCCTGGAAGCCCTCGCCCTTAGCGAGGACCACGACAGCGCCGTAGAGATGGTGGCTAGCTACCGGGAGGGCATCGAGGTGCTGCGCGCGGCCCTCGGCCACGTCAACTCGCCCTACCTGAGCCTGGTGACGGCCCTGTGCAAGTCCTTGCCCAAGGTCGACCCAGACACCGCCCAAAAGTACGTCGATCTCATTCGCACCGGCCCACCCGCTGAGATGGTCGGGATCGCGGATCTGCCCTTCCCCACCGCTCAGCCGAATACGGTCTAA